TGGATCTGTTGTATGGATGATCTAACTTATCAAATATTAGAGAAATTAAAATTAAAGCACGCCATACTAATTCCGGTAAAAGAAATTGAAAATCATGAACTCCTCAGTATAAAAAATGATAGAAGTTTACAAGAGTATTGTTGGACATTAAAAGCGCCCCTATGTCTACATGTCCTTAGTCTTTATCCGGAAGTTGATCACATTATATATTGTGATGCTGATATGTATTTCTTTACAGCACCTAATATCATTCTTGATGAGTGGTGGAAATACTCTGTATTCCTTTGCCCTCAAAGAAGCTCTACTGAAATTGAAAGCATACACGGTATATACCAAGCTGGTTTAGTAGGCTTCAAAAACGATCAAAATAGTAAAGAAATTTTAACATGGTGGAAAGATAAATGCCTAGAATATTGTAATAATCATTATGATGTTGAAATGGATAGATGGGGTGATCAAAAATATTTAAATCACATTCCTAACATCTTTTCTAATATAAAAATCATGACTCATAGAGGTATTGATGCAGCACCTTGGAATGTCATTTTAAATAGCAGTTCTATATCCAAAACAGATAATAAAGTTTTTATTGATCAAGATGAATTAATAGCTTTTCATTTTGGAAGTATGCAAATTATTAATCCAAATGAGTTCGATTTATGGAAACACGAAACTTTAGAATTACCTCCAGCAGTTTTAGATTATATATACATTCCTTATATTGAACAATTGAATAAGACATGTCATACCCTTCATAATACTTTTCAAAAACCTTCCTCCTCTTTATTTGCTGATCAAATTGATACAACAACAATAAAAAATTATTTTAAATACCCCTCCCCTCATCACAATTAAGACTGATACTTTCCTTATTTAAAAATAAATCTATTTATTTCAGCAACTAAAAATACATCTTAATAAAGGATAGATTATCACTATGATTGCTTCATTTAAAAATAAAACTTTCCTTATTACTGGTGGATACGGTTTTATTGGTTCTCACTTGGCACGAAGACTTTTAAATTTACAAGCAAAAATTGTTCTTTTCATAAGAACACCATCAAACTCTTGGAGACTAAAGGATATTCTAAAATATATTGAAACCTATGAAATAGATATACGAGATAAAAAACAAGTACAAGATGCAATAAAGAAAATTAATCCCGATTATATCTTTCACCTGGCAGCCTATGGTGTAAATTCTGCCCATACAGATTACATCCATGCTATAGAAACAAATGTTATAGGGACTTGTAACATTATTCAAGCAGCAAAATTGGTGAATTGTAAAAAAATCATCAATTTTGGGAGTAGTTCTGAATACGGTAACAAGATGGAACCTATTCATGAAAATATGTTACTAACTCCTGTGGATATCTATGGAAGTACCAAAGCTGCTGCTACTATACTCGCCCATCAAATTGCTAGCGAAAACAATATTAATCTTATAACATTAAGACCTTTTGGCATATTCGGAGAAGGCGAAGAACCGCATAAAATTTTTAGCTATATAATCTTGCGAGTATTACAAAACAAAGATGTAAATTTAACTTTATGTAATCAATTAAGAGATTATTGTTATATAGAAAATGTAATAGATGCCTGTATCCTAGCAGTAGAAAATACTACTGTACAAAATGAAATTTTTAATATTGGGAGCGGCACTATTCACCCCTTGAAACATTATGTAGAATTATTATTCAAACATTTGAAAACCAATTCCAGACCAAATTACGGTGCAATTTCCTCTAGAACAAATGAAAGATGGGTTCCTGAAGCGGATGTGCAAAAAATAAAAAACTCTCTTTCCTGGGAACCTAGAATTAATATTGAAGAAGGAATTATAAAAACTGTTAATTGGTATAAAAATAATAAACATTTATACCTAACCCCCTAAAAATAGGGTACTAAAGGAGGTGGACTAATTGTTAAACCAAAACTTTAATAATGCTTTTTACGGAAAAACAATTTTAATTACTGGACATACTGGTTTTAAAGGTTCTTGGTTATCCCTATGGTTGAATGAATTAGGTGCTACTGTAATCGGATATTCATTAGATCCTAAAAATAAGAATGATAACTTTAACATTACTAACCTTCAAAATAATATAATTGATATTCGTGGAGACATTAGAGATTTTAATAAATTAAATAAGGTTTTTACAGATTATAAACCTGAAATTGTATTCCATTTAGCTGCCCAACCTCTAGTTAAGTATTCATATGAATATCCTAGAGAAACATACGAGGTAAACGTTGTAGGAACTATGAATGTACTAGAGGCAATTCGATTACATGAATCAGCTAAAATAGGAATTATGGTGACAAGTGACAAGTGCTATGAAAATAAAGAATGGCCTTGGGGTTATCGTGAAATTGACCCTATGGGCGGCCATGACATATATAGCTCAAGCAAAGGATGCTGCGAACTTTTAATTTCTTCCTATCGAAATTCTTACTTTTCAGTAGAAAACTTTTCTCAACACAAGAAAATAATTGCAAGCGTTCGAGCTGGTAATGTAATTGGTGGTGGTGATTGGTCAATAGATAGAATTATTCCTGATTGTATACGAGCATTAGAATCAAACAAAAACATTATTATTAGAAACCCTACTGCTATTAGACCCTGGCAACATGTACTAGAACCCTTAAGCGGGTATTTACTCCTTACAGAAAAAATTATAAATAATGGTATCCTTTATTCAGGAGCATGGAACTTCGGGCCATCCCTAAGCAATATTGTTTCAGTAGAAAAATTAGTGACCAGTTTACTAGATATTTGGGGCTGCGGGGATTGGACAGCAGAAAATATAGATCCAATAAATTTTCATGAAGCAAATTTACTAAACCTTGACATTAGCAAAGCAAAATTCAATCTTAATTGGCAGCCAAAATGGTCCCTACAACAGACTTTAGAAAATACAATAGAATGGTATAAACATTATAATTCTTACACCAGTTCTGAGATGAGAAATCTATGTATTAGCCAAATCAAACAATATTGCATGCTTTGAACTACTCCCACTTCCCCATACTTGCTGTGAGTTCCTTATGGAGGGAGTCTTCTTGGTTAAAATAATAAAAGATACATTAATTTTTATAGTCTAAA
This DNA window, taken from Bacillus cereus ATCC 14579, encodes the following:
- a CDS encoding NAD-dependent epimerase/dehydratase family protein, producing MIASFKNKTFLITGGYGFIGSHLARRLLNLQAKIVLFIRTPSNSWRLKDILKYIETYEIDIRDKKQVQDAIKKINPDYIFHLAAYGVNSAHTDYIHAIETNVIGTCNIIQAAKLVNCKKIINFGSSSEYGNKMEPIHENMLLTPVDIYGSTKAAATILAHQIASENNINLITLRPFGIFGEGEEPHKIFSYIILRVLQNKDVNLTLCNQLRDYCYIENVIDACILAVENTTVQNEIFNIGSGTIHPLKHYVELLFKHLKTNSRPNYGAISSRTNERWVPEADVQKIKNSLSWEPRINIEEGIIKTVNWYKNNKHLYLTP
- the rfbG gene encoding CDP-glucose 4,6-dehydratase — encoded protein: MLNQNFNNAFYGKTILITGHTGFKGSWLSLWLNELGATVIGYSLDPKNKNDNFNITNLQNNIIDIRGDIRDFNKLNKVFTDYKPEIVFHLAAQPLVKYSYEYPRETYEVNVVGTMNVLEAIRLHESAKIGIMVTSDKCYENKEWPWGYREIDPMGGHDIYSSSKGCCELLISSYRNSYFSVENFSQHKKIIASVRAGNVIGGGDWSIDRIIPDCIRALESNKNIIIRNPTAIRPWQHVLEPLSGYLLLTEKIINNGILYSGAWNFGPSLSNIVSVEKLVTSLLDIWGCGDWTAENIDPINFHEANLLNLDISKAKFNLNWQPKWSLQQTLENTIEWYKHYNSYTSSEMRNLCISQIKQYCML